In one Spirochaeta lutea genomic region, the following are encoded:
- a CDS encoding FprA family A-type flavoprotein — protein MHVTEVTDGIFRLSANAKDILFEGIWPIPNGVSMNSYIVKGEKVAIVDGVCGWDGVPETLFTQLDQMKIKAEDIDYVIINHHEPDHSGWLDDFKKIRKDFQIITSVKGEALLEAFYEITDNIRTVKTGDTLDLGDGRVLAFADIPNVHWPETMATFDTKSGTLLPCDAFGSFGAITDAPYDDQLSDEQIEFFEQEAVRYYANIVAAFSLPTSKAIKVVEGLPVKIIAPGHGIVWRKNPQKIVDDYKRYASYSKGPAKEEVTVIWGSMYGMTEQGVRPVIEGLQEGGVVVHEHRVPESPLGDILASVWTSTGVVLAMPTYEYKMFPPMAAVLDELGKKKVLNRKAFRFGSYGWSGGAQKELDEITQRLKMNWDFLEPVEFKGKPSPQELDLIKQRGRELAEAVKSLVADAPGA, from the coding sequence GTTTCCATGAACTCCTACATCGTTAAGGGTGAAAAGGTAGCGATTGTCGATGGTGTTTGCGGCTGGGATGGAGTACCCGAGACCCTTTTTACACAGCTTGATCAGATGAAGATCAAGGCTGAGGATATCGACTATGTCATTATTAACCACCATGAGCCCGATCATTCCGGGTGGCTTGATGATTTTAAGAAGATACGCAAGGATTTTCAGATTATTACCAGCGTAAAGGGCGAGGCCCTCCTGGAGGCCTTCTACGAGATAACCGACAATATTCGGACGGTCAAGACCGGGGATACCCTGGATCTCGGTGACGGCCGGGTTCTGGCCTTCGCTGATATTCCCAATGTGCACTGGCCCGAGACCATGGCAACCTTCGACACCAAGAGCGGTACCCTTCTGCCCTGCGATGCCTTCGGGAGTTTTGGGGCCATTACCGATGCGCCCTACGATGACCAGCTATCCGATGAACAGATTGAGTTTTTCGAGCAGGAGGCTGTCCGCTACTATGCCAATATCGTAGCCGCCTTCAGCCTTCCCACCAGTAAGGCCATCAAGGTGGTGGAGGGGCTTCCGGTAAAGATAATCGCACCCGGCCACGGAATCGTGTGGCGGAAGAATCCCCAGAAGATTGTTGATGATTATAAGCGGTATGCATCCTACTCCAAGGGACCGGCAAAGGAAGAGGTGACGGTCATCTGGGGTTCCATGTACGGCATGACCGAACAGGGAGTACGGCCGGTCATCGAGGGACTCCAGGAGGGGGGAGTGGTTGTTCATGAGCACCGGGTACCTGAAAGTCCCCTGGGCGATATTCTTGCCAGCGTCTGGACCAGTACCGGGGTGGTATTGGCTATGCCTACCTATGAATATAAAATGTTTCCCCCCATGGCGGCGGTCCTGGACGAGCTCGGAAAGAAGAAGGTTCTGAACCGGAAGGCCTTCCGGTTCGGTTCCTACGGTTGGAGCGGCGGTGCTCAGAAGGAGCTGGATGAGATTACCCAACGGCTTAAAATGAACTGGGATTTCCTTGAACCAGTGGAGTTTAAGGGTAAGCCCAGCCCTCAGGAATTGGATCTCATCAAACAACGGGGGCGGGAACTGGCTGAAGCCGTGAAATCCCTGGTTGCCGACGCCCCCGGCGCCTGA